The nucleotide window CTCCAAGATTCTTGAACGTGCGTCCGTGTTCGAATCAACCCGTTGTAGGCACCAATGTACCACGCCACCAGGATGACCAGCACGATAATTAAAATTATTGCAACCATTCTCTATCACTCCTCCAATGGATTCTGGTAAACTCATCATAACAAATGAAAAATTGTGAGGCCAGTAGCTTTGCCTGACTTTAACATTAAATTAGGAGGTTCCCCCATGCAACACGTTCTGTTTGTCTGTCTCGGTAACATCTGCCGTTCGCCAATGGCGGAGGCCATCTTCAACGATCTTTTGGAACAGCGCCACCTCTCCGACCAATTTGAGGTGATATCCGTCGCCACCAGCCCCGAAGAAGAAGGTCATCATCCCCATCCTGGGGCCCTCAAAGCTATGCGCGCTCATGGACTAGATGCTAGTCACCATCGCTCCCGCCCCATTACGGCCACGGACTTTGACTGGGCAGATACCATCATTACGATGGACCACGCCAACGTGACTAATCTCCAACGAATGGCTCCCTCAGCGACCGACGCAGCCAAGGTTCAGCTCTGCCTGGATATTCTCCCCGGTCGCACTGGTGAAGCCATTGACGACCCCTGGTACACCCATAAGTTTGAACTGACTTATCAGGAATTGGCAGCGGCATTACCTGCTTGGCTCGATGAACTGACTAAGTAAGCGACGTTCTGAAGCCATAATTCCTGCTGTTAAGGTTTGGTGGAAGTGTATTTCTGATAGATCTCGTAAGTCTATTCATACCAGCATGCAGGCAATAATAGTGATATCACTGACTTTTAGCTATTGGTAATTTTGACAGAAGCAAATTTATTCTGGCAAACGTTGGTAAACGGGTATCCTATAATGAATTTCTGGATAATCTTTAAATTAAAGTCGGAAATAGTTTTAAAGAGGCCTCGCATTTACGGTTCTTCTTTCTGGTTTAGTCACCTTAGAAGCTACTGCAAATGCGGGCTTTTTGCGGACTATTTGATCTGATTTGAAATTCGCTCTGCTAAATGTTACATGACTAGCACTACGCGTTAAATTACTAAATACATAAGGCTTGAATTACTGATGATACTTGATTTGGTTCTAAAATGTAATCGAAAGTTGACGCTTGTGCTAACAAATCAGGCTTACTTTTAACCCAAAAACTTTTTATAGCACCAGATAGCATTTTTAAATCATTCAGATCATTACCAAAGGCAATGTATTGATTGATACCTAGCAAGCTTAATGTGCTGCTTTTATTGATACCTTTTGAAGTCATGTCCAGATTTCCTTCACCAATATGTTCTACCAGTTCTAAATCGGTATTTAACCTTATCATCTTGGTAATCTGTGACATTTGCTTATTATTCATTCCTAGAAGAATGGCTTTTATAGGAGTTAAAATTTTTTCAATCGGAACATTTTTTGCTAGTCTATCTGGATCAAGTTGCCTAATAATGGCATTTTCAGAAGAAACTTGTGCTGAATAATGCCAATCTCCATCCACCACGTGTTCCAAATCATATTTTTTTATTAGCCGCTTTAAATAGTTAAAATCGTTTTCAGAAATCGGAGACATAACCGTTATAGTATCTGCTACGGAAACTATTGCACCGTTCCCACCAATTAACATATTATGCTGGAATTCTGGAATGATTGGTATTAGATCTCTTATTGGACGTGCCGATGCAAAAATTATTTGATTACCCATTCTTTCTAGCCTTTTTATGCAGGCAATAATATCTGGTTCAATACTGGTTCCATCAAAGCTAAGCGTTCCATCAACATCAAATACATAGTTCACGCGTACTAATCCTCTCTTATTTGTAAGTAGCTTGGTAAATGAGAACTATCCAAATTCAGCGT belongs to Levilactobacillus yonginensis and includes:
- a CDS encoding low molecular weight protein-tyrosine-phosphatase, which produces MQHVLFVCLGNICRSPMAEAIFNDLLEQRHLSDQFEVISVATSPEEEGHHPHPGALKAMRAHGLDASHHRSRPITATDFDWADTIITMDHANVTNLQRMAPSATDAAKVQLCLDILPGRTGEAIDDPWYTHKFELTYQELAAALPAWLDELTK
- a CDS encoding HAD-IIB family hydrolase yields the protein MNYVFDVDGTLSFDGTSIEPDIIACIKRLERMGNQIIFASARPIRDLIPIIPEFQHNMLIGGNGAIVSVADTITVMSPISENDFNYLKRLIKKYDLEHVVDGDWHYSAQVSSENAIIRQLDPDRLAKNVPIEKILTPIKAILLGMNNKQMSQITKMIRLNTDLELVEHIGEGNLDMTSKGINKSSTLSLLGINQYIAFGNDLNDLKMLSGAIKSFWVKSKPDLLAQASTFDYILEPNQVSSVIQALCI